In the genome of Deinococcus deserti VCD115, one region contains:
- a CDS encoding esterase/lipase family protein, with translation MKTIRASATFMGILILSACGQTTEDSFSQNMTAPKVSTLNTELTPPCPSNPILFVHGYNSGSGVWDTMKSRFMAAGYPDRCLSAFNYTPKGSNRDIAKQIMTDIETALEKAYGSGHTSSKKVDIVAVSMGSLSSRYYIRYLMKPDIIKVGTWVSLAGPNHGTKTTYLCSGSDIACTEMKPGSAFLTNSVDGLNYGGDDAETPYDKPTAQYPTTIRYGTWRSKCDFVINPVDSVVLKQGAYNYYTPKCISHGDFVNEVNLYEEVKYFLTVGPLAKSTSP, from the coding sequence ATGAAAACTATAAGAGCAAGTGCAACGTTTATGGGAATATTGATCCTATCAGCTTGCGGGCAAACTACAGAAGATTCGTTTTCACAAAATATGACTGCCCCAAAGGTTTCTACCCTCAATACTGAACTCACACCGCCATGTCCATCCAATCCTATTCTATTCGTGCATGGCTATAACTCAGGCTCTGGCGTATGGGATACCATGAAATCCAGATTTATGGCCGCTGGTTACCCTGATCGTTGTCTGAGTGCATTCAACTACACTCCCAAAGGTTCAAATAGAGACATCGCCAAACAGATCATGACCGATATAGAGACCGCACTGGAAAAAGCATATGGATCCGGTCACACTTCTAGTAAAAAGGTTGATATTGTTGCTGTATCGATGGGTTCGCTTTCATCAAGGTACTACATTCGCTACTTGATGAAGCCAGATATAATCAAGGTGGGTACATGGGTTTCTTTGGCAGGTCCAAATCATGGGACGAAAACGACCTATCTATGTTCTGGCTCAGACATAGCCTGTACCGAGATGAAGCCTGGCTCAGCCTTTCTTACAAATTCGGTAGACGGATTAAACTATGGCGGCGATGATGCCGAAACACCTTACGACAAACCAACTGCACAATATCCCACGACTATACGCTATGGCACTTGGCGTTCTAAGTGCGATTTCGTTATAAACCCTGTAGATAGCGTTGTGCTGAAGCAGGGAGCTTATAATTACTACACTCCAAAATGCATTTCTCATGGCGACTTTGTTAATGAAGTAAATCTATATGAAGAAGTCAAATATTTCTTGACCGTCGGACCCTTAGCCAAGTCCACAAGTCCGTAA
- a CDS encoding AAA family ATPase, whose protein sequence is MISEHLQLAIGRAAAHAREAGHEYVTQEHLLLALTHDPEALEALLAMGADVEALRETLEAELKALEVVPGIEPDFTLGLHRVVQGAVLQLHASGKGSQEADGARVLVEMLEEPDSPARAALEAQGVNRLDMLNYVSHGVAKVEGRSRERHAVGVDSPAELEGSAEQNPLEAYTTDLTAQARAGGFDPVIGRTTELERTVHVLARRNKNNPVLVGEPGVGKTALAEGLAQRVADGDAPGFLKGAGIYALDLGALLAGTRYRGDFEARLKAVLAALDGQNAVLFIDELHTLVGAGATEGGSMDAANLLKPALARGKLRVLGATTPAELRHLEKDRALWRRFQTVDVPEPSEEDALSILRGLAGRYASHHKVTYTDGALDAAVRLSVRHLRDRFLPDKAIDVLDEAGAARSSAGKGGVIDVADIEATVARMARVPLGAVKAEEVQSLATLERDLKSRVFGQDEAVEAVASAVKLARAGLRDQTKPQGMFLFAGPTGVGKTELARALAERLGIELTRFDMSEYQEAHTVARLIGAPPGYVGFDQGGLLTDAVARHPHAVLLLDEIEKAHPDVYNIFLQLMDHGTLTDHAGKKVDGRGLVLIFTTNAGAADASRPALGFSREGRAGEQAEAVKRTFTPEFRNRLDSVIHFRPLSREVMAGVVDKFLRDLHLQLAERQVNLTVTPAARTLLATLGYDPLMGARPLARVIEQQVKRPLGDELLFGRLSKGGKVTVGASGDTFTFRF, encoded by the coding sequence ATGATCAGCGAGCACCTGCAACTGGCCATTGGCCGCGCGGCAGCTCACGCCCGCGAAGCCGGTCACGAGTACGTGACGCAGGAACACCTGCTGCTGGCCCTGACCCACGACCCTGAAGCCCTGGAAGCCCTGCTGGCCATGGGAGCCGACGTAGAAGCCCTGCGTGAAACCCTGGAGGCCGAGCTCAAAGCCCTGGAGGTCGTCCCGGGCATCGAGCCAGATTTCACCCTTGGTCTGCACCGTGTCGTGCAGGGAGCCGTGTTACAGCTGCATGCCAGTGGCAAAGGCAGCCAGGAGGCCGACGGCGCACGCGTTCTGGTCGAAATGCTTGAAGAACCCGACAGCCCGGCGCGCGCTGCCCTTGAAGCCCAGGGGGTCAACCGGCTGGACATGCTGAACTACGTCTCGCACGGTGTGGCCAAGGTTGAAGGTCGCAGCCGCGAACGCCACGCGGTTGGAGTGGACAGCCCGGCCGAACTGGAAGGCAGCGCCGAGCAGAACCCGCTTGAGGCTTACACCACCGATCTGACTGCGCAGGCGCGAGCAGGGGGATTTGATCCGGTGATTGGCCGGACCACCGAGCTTGAGCGCACAGTGCACGTGCTTGCGCGGCGCAACAAGAACAATCCGGTGCTGGTCGGGGAACCCGGGGTTGGCAAGACGGCGCTGGCCGAGGGCCTGGCGCAGCGCGTGGCGGACGGCGACGCGCCGGGCTTCCTGAAAGGAGCCGGCATCTACGCCCTGGATCTGGGGGCCCTGCTGGCCGGAACCCGCTACCGGGGCGACTTCGAGGCGCGGCTGAAAGCAGTCCTCGCCGCCCTGGATGGCCAGAACGCCGTGCTGTTCATCGACGAACTGCATACCCTGGTGGGCGCCGGCGCCACCGAGGGAGGCAGCATGGACGCTGCCAACCTCCTCAAGCCTGCTCTGGCCCGTGGCAAGCTGCGGGTCCTGGGCGCCACCACACCGGCTGAGCTGCGTCATCTGGAAAAGGACCGGGCTCTGTGGCGGCGCTTTCAGACCGTAGACGTACCGGAGCCTTCTGAGGAAGATGCGCTGAGCATTCTGCGGGGGCTGGCTGGGCGCTACGCCTCGCACCACAAGGTGACTTACACGGACGGCGCCCTGGACGCGGCAGTGCGCCTCAGCGTGCGCCATCTGCGCGACCGGTTCCTGCCCGACAAGGCCATCGACGTGCTTGACGAAGCAGGGGCTGCTCGCAGCAGTGCCGGAAAGGGAGGCGTCATTGATGTCGCTGACATCGAAGCCACCGTCGCGCGCATGGCCCGGGTACCGCTGGGCGCCGTGAAGGCCGAGGAAGTGCAGTCGCTGGCCACGCTGGAACGGGATCTGAAAAGCCGTGTTTTTGGTCAGGACGAGGCCGTGGAGGCCGTAGCCAGTGCAGTCAAACTGGCCCGCGCCGGACTGCGCGACCAGACCAAACCGCAGGGCATGTTCCTGTTTGCCGGACCCACCGGAGTGGGTAAGACTGAACTGGCCCGCGCCCTGGCCGAACGGCTGGGCATTGAGCTGACGCGTTTTGACATGAGCGAGTATCAGGAAGCGCACACCGTTGCGCGGCTGATCGGGGCCCCTCCCGGGTACGTGGGTTTTGACCAGGGCGGCCTGCTGACCGACGCGGTGGCCCGCCACCCTCATGCCGTGCTGCTGCTCGACGAGATCGAGAAGGCCCATCCGGACGTGTACAACATCTTCCTGCAGCTGATGGACCACGGAACGCTGACCGATCACGCTGGCAAGAAGGTCGATGGGCGCGGTCTGGTGCTGATTTTTACCACCAACGCGGGTGCTGCCGACGCCAGCCGCCCTGCGCTGGGTTTTTCCCGTGAGGGACGCGCCGGGGAACAGGCTGAGGCCGTGAAGCGCACCTTCACGCCCGAGTTCCGCAACCGCCTGGACAGCGTGATTCACTTCCGTCCCCTGTCACGTGAAGTGATGGCCGGCGTGGTGGACAAATTCCTGCGAGATCTGCACCTGCAGCTGGCCGAGCGTCAGGTCAACCTGACTGTGACGCCTGCTGCCCGGACTCTGCTGGCCACCTTGGGCTACGACCCGCTGATGGGCGCCCGGCCGCTGGCACGTGTGATTGAGCAGCAGGTCAAGCGGCCCCTGGGTGACGAGCTGCTGTTCGGCCGGCTGAGCAAAGGCGGTAAGGTCACAGTGGGAGCTTCCGGAGACACCTTTACCTTCCGGTTCTGA
- the clpS gene encoding ATP-dependent Clp protease adapter ClpS, which produces MTRRDGESHTQTLERSATQRPRLYRVLLLNDDYTPMEFVVRVLELYFRKTEQEAELIMLAVHHKGQGVAGIYTRDVAETKVAQVTDRARQEGYPLRLVSEPETET; this is translated from the coding sequence ATGACGCGAAGGGACGGCGAGAGCCATACACAGACACTGGAGAGAAGCGCCACGCAGCGCCCCAGGCTGTACCGCGTGCTGCTTCTCAATGACGATTACACCCCGATGGAATTCGTGGTGCGGGTACTGGAACTGTATTTCCGCAAAACCGAACAGGAAGCCGAGCTGATCATGCTGGCCGTCCACCATAAGGGGCAGGGAGTGGCTGGCATCTATACGCGTGACGTGGCCGAAACGAAAGTTGCGCAGGTCACCGACCGTGCCCGCCAGGAGGGCTATCCCCTGCGGCTGGTTTCCGAGCCGGAGACAGAAACATGA
- a CDS encoding DUF1517 domain-containing protein, producing the protein MQPAIRKTLSTLLIAALLCVGSLGLTPGALAQSGGGFGGSSSGGGSGGSSGGGYSGGGGYSGGGYSGGGYSGGGYSGGYRGPIIINGGGYGGGMGFAGGMGIVPLLIFGFVIFSVVRGMRRSMSHAGGGTRGLAGISGTAQAVSVQLLLAEGDEVKRALQRVAQSGDPDTNAGLARMLQEAALVLLRHPERWVYGNVERAQGDPSAADSQVGTWATEARAAFTEQTTSNYQNRDPNSGFVRRDDYSFQADGTDLYLAVTIAVAAHTLSNLPPAGVTNAAEARAALAAISSVSPGDLIRAEVIWSPDVEGEFLSEEEAIRKYPQLTRL; encoded by the coding sequence ATGCAGCCCGCAATCCGCAAGACCCTGAGCACGCTTCTGATCGCTGCCCTGCTTTGCGTGGGCAGCCTCGGCCTGACGCCCGGCGCCCTGGCACAGTCGGGTGGCGGTTTTGGTGGCAGCAGCTCCGGAGGAGGCTCCGGCGGTTCCTCAGGTGGGGGCTACAGCGGTGGGGGCGGGTATTCCGGCGGTGGGTATAGCGGTGGAGGCTACAGCGGTGGCGGCTACAGCGGGGGATACCGTGGCCCGATCATCATCAACGGTGGCGGCTACGGCGGCGGTATGGGCTTTGCGGGGGGCATGGGCATCGTCCCTCTCCTGATTTTCGGATTCGTGATCTTCTCAGTGGTAAGAGGCATGCGGCGCAGCATGAGCCACGCTGGTGGCGGAACGCGTGGGCTGGCCGGCATCAGCGGGACGGCGCAGGCGGTCAGTGTGCAATTGCTGCTGGCTGAAGGTGACGAGGTCAAACGCGCCCTGCAGCGCGTGGCCCAGTCCGGAGACCCTGACACCAATGCCGGCCTGGCGCGCATGTTGCAGGAGGCGGCGCTGGTTCTCCTGCGCCATCCAGAGCGCTGGGTCTACGGCAATGTCGAGCGTGCTCAGGGCGATCCAAGCGCTGCAGACAGCCAGGTCGGTACCTGGGCCACCGAAGCGCGGGCGGCCTTTACGGAACAGACCACCAGCAACTACCAGAACCGTGATCCCAACAGCGGGTTTGTCCGCCGCGACGATTACAGCTTCCAGGCCGACGGCACCGACCTGTATCTGGCCGTCACCATCGCAGTGGCCGCACACACCCTGAGTAACCTCCCTCCGGCAGGAGTCACCAATGCCGCCGAAGCCCGAGCGGCGCTGGCGGCCATCAGCAGCGTATCGCCCGGTGACCTGATCCGGGCCGAGGTGATCTGGAGCCCGGATGTGGAAGGCGAGTTCCTCAGCGAGGAGGAGGCCATCCGCAAGTACCCCCAGCTCACTCGTCTCTGA
- a CDS encoding phosphatase PAP2 family protein translates to MESFWLAVTTLGRDEVFIVALALYTWLVRPQGGRDLGVAFALSYLVNSGLKYGLDLPRPFVAQPELASEAAKATAGGPGLPSGHAQMAATLWGGIAIQVGRRGVWIAAVALIGLIAVSRLALQVHYPSDVIVGLLLGGLFALSARHGYFPQHDWTRLALPLVLLAVAALLPSSTPRELGAGLGMLAGFWYARPSFVPPREWTGRLVVALLGLVMVFAVYFGLSALPEEVRNLGLVRALRYALLVVVAVQGVPFVLRRWMPQSGPQLSPMRTPAQV, encoded by the coding sequence ATGGAGTCATTCTGGCTGGCAGTCACGACCCTGGGACGTGACGAGGTATTTATTGTGGCGCTCGCCCTGTACACCTGGCTGGTGCGGCCTCAGGGTGGCCGGGACCTTGGCGTGGCCTTCGCGCTGAGTTATCTGGTGAATTCCGGTCTCAAGTACGGTCTGGATCTTCCCCGTCCGTTCGTGGCTCAGCCTGAGCTGGCCTCAGAAGCGGCCAAAGCCACAGCGGGCGGACCGGGGCTTCCCAGTGGTCACGCCCAGATGGCCGCCACCCTGTGGGGTGGAATTGCCATCCAGGTCGGCCGGCGCGGAGTCTGGATCGCCGCAGTTGCCTTGATTGGCCTGATCGCAGTGTCGCGGCTGGCCCTGCAGGTTCATTACCCCAGTGACGTCATTGTGGGTCTGCTCCTGGGTGGCCTCTTTGCCCTGTCCGCACGTCATGGGTACTTCCCGCAGCACGACTGGACTCGCCTTGCCCTTCCACTTGTCCTGCTGGCCGTGGCGGCCCTGCTCCCCAGCAGCACACCACGTGAACTGGGAGCAGGACTCGGCATGCTGGCCGGATTCTGGTACGCCCGCCCCAGCTTTGTCCCTCCGCGTGAGTGGACCGGCCGTCTGGTGGTGGCGCTGCTTGGGCTGGTGATGGTGTTCGCCGTGTATTTCGGCCTTTCCGCCCTTCCTGAAGAGGTCCGTAACCTGGGGCTGGTGCGGGCGCTCCGCTACGCGCTGCTGGTCGTCGTGGCCGTGCAGGGCGTTCCCTTTGTGCTGCGCCGCTGGATGCCGCAGTCCGGCCCGCAGCTGAGCCCCATGCGAACGCCTGCCCAGGTCTGA
- a CDS encoding ABC transporter ATP-binding protein: protein MTVLPADVLQTVQHRSEHALELRGITKRFPLVLANDNISMAVRWGSVHALCGENGAGKSTLMKIVYGAQPPTSGEIVVDGEVVHFDNPADAIARGIGMVFQHFMLVDTLTVTENVILGAEPTSGMSINYAAARRRVAELIKQFNFDLKPDALVGDLPVGLQQKVEILKTLYRGARILILDEPTAVLTPSETDELFDFLKNQYAASGNAVIFISHKLHEVLHISDTISVIRDGKMIGTIPAAGATTETLAQMMVGREVTLKVNKQPAQPGEVALDVQNVVVPGEHGNAVDGVSFQVRAGEIVGIAGVEGNGQSELVEAITGLTAVASGQITYLGRPARGVREVEAAGLSHIPEDRNERGLVLDMTTAENYILGEHDRAPFARKFGMLDLDAIEKNARELSEKYDVRPRSASLPAGKYSGGNAQKLIVAREMRKGPRILVASQPTRGVDIGAIEFIHARIVEARDQGLAVLLVSADLGEVMNLADRILVMYEGRVVGEVEASSATETQLGLLMTGSAGSSGRSGEVSVSQATGER from the coding sequence ATGACGGTACTTCCTGCCGACGTGCTGCAGACTGTGCAGCATCGCTCAGAACACGCGCTGGAGCTGCGTGGTATTACCAAACGCTTTCCGCTGGTCCTGGCCAATGACAATATTTCCATGGCGGTGCGCTGGGGCAGCGTACATGCCCTGTGCGGCGAGAACGGCGCAGGCAAAAGCACCCTGATGAAAATCGTCTATGGCGCCCAGCCGCCGACCAGCGGTGAGATCGTCGTGGACGGCGAGGTCGTGCACTTTGACAACCCTGCCGACGCCATTGCGCGGGGAATCGGCATGGTCTTTCAGCACTTCATGCTGGTCGACACCCTGACCGTGACCGAGAACGTCATCCTGGGGGCCGAGCCCACCAGCGGTATGTCCATCAACTATGCGGCCGCGCGCCGGCGTGTGGCGGAGCTGATCAAGCAGTTCAACTTCGACCTGAAGCCCGACGCCCTGGTCGGAGACCTGCCGGTGGGCCTCCAGCAGAAGGTAGAGATTCTCAAGACGCTTTACCGCGGGGCACGCATCCTGATTCTGGACGAACCCACGGCCGTGCTGACGCCCAGCGAGACCGACGAGCTGTTCGACTTCCTGAAAAATCAGTACGCCGCGAGCGGCAACGCGGTGATCTTCATCTCGCACAAGTTGCACGAGGTGCTGCACATCAGCGACACCATCAGCGTGATCCGGGACGGCAAGATGATCGGCACGATTCCCGCAGCTGGCGCGACCACCGAAACCCTGGCGCAGATGATGGTGGGCCGCGAGGTGACCCTGAAGGTGAACAAGCAGCCTGCGCAGCCCGGCGAAGTGGCGCTGGACGTGCAGAACGTGGTTGTTCCCGGAGAGCACGGCAATGCGGTGGACGGCGTGAGTTTCCAGGTGCGGGCGGGGGAGATCGTCGGGATTGCCGGCGTGGAAGGCAACGGCCAGAGCGAACTGGTCGAAGCTATTACCGGCCTGACTGCCGTGGCATCGGGGCAGATCACCTACCTGGGCCGCCCCGCGCGTGGGGTGCGCGAGGTCGAGGCCGCCGGATTGTCGCACATCCCCGAGGACCGCAATGAACGTGGCCTGGTGCTGGACATGACCACCGCCGAGAACTACATCCTGGGTGAGCACGACCGCGCGCCCTTTGCCCGGAAGTTCGGCATGCTTGACCTGGACGCGATCGAAAAGAACGCCCGTGAACTGTCGGAAAAGTATGACGTGCGCCCGCGCAGTGCCAGCCTTCCTGCCGGGAAGTACAGCGGGGGCAACGCGCAGAAGCTGATTGTGGCGCGCGAGATGCGCAAGGGGCCCAGAATTCTGGTTGCCAGCCAGCCCACCCGTGGCGTGGACATCGGAGCGATCGAGTTTATCCATGCGCGGATTGTGGAAGCGCGGGACCAGGGGCTGGCCGTGCTGCTGGTCAGCGCCGACCTGGGTGAAGTTATGAACCTCGCCGACCGCATCCTCGTGATGTACGAGGGTCGCGTGGTGGGCGAGGTGGAGGCCTCCAGCGCCACCGAGACCCAGTTGGGCCTGCTGATGACGGGCAGCGCAGGCAGCAGTGGCCGCAGCGGCGAGGTCAGCGTGTCGCAGGCCACTGGCGAACGGTAA
- a CDS encoding EamA family transporter, whose amino-acid sequence MPPVNRVTIPPVPALLISMISIQAGAAFAKTLFPVLGAAGTTAMRVALAAALLVVLLRPRLRALTAAQWRAVVPYGLALGLMNLCFYASLVYLPLGLAVTLEFVGPLVLSLALSRRALDFVWVALAGVGIALIMPHGASGGEPLHLGGVALALLAGALWALYIVAGGAVGRQVPGTTGVVAGMLVAALVALPFGLVQAGADLLSPALLAVGLGVAIMSSAVPYTMEMVALKAIPARVFGVMMSLEPALAALSGLLFLGEHLNTLQWAAMGCVIAASAGIHLSAPRVAEPSTPAELIT is encoded by the coding sequence ATGCCGCCTGTGAACCGCGTGACCATCCCGCCTGTGCCGGCGCTGCTGATCTCCATGATCAGCATTCAGGCCGGTGCGGCGTTTGCCAAAACGCTCTTTCCGGTGCTGGGCGCAGCCGGCACCACAGCCATGCGGGTGGCACTGGCGGCCGCCCTACTGGTGGTCCTGTTGCGGCCCAGGCTCCGCGCATTGACCGCCGCCCAGTGGCGGGCCGTGGTGCCCTACGGGCTGGCCCTGGGCCTGATGAACCTGTGTTTCTATGCCTCCCTTGTTTACCTGCCGCTGGGGTTGGCCGTGACACTGGAGTTCGTGGGGCCACTGGTGTTGTCCCTGGCACTCTCACGCCGCGCTCTGGACTTCGTATGGGTGGCCCTGGCGGGCGTGGGAATCGCACTGATCATGCCGCACGGCGCGTCAGGAGGTGAGCCCCTGCACCTGGGAGGCGTCGCGCTGGCTCTGCTGGCTGGAGCACTGTGGGCGCTGTATATCGTGGCCGGTGGTGCGGTGGGCCGGCAGGTGCCCGGCACCACCGGCGTGGTGGCCGGCATGCTGGTGGCCGCGCTGGTCGCCCTGCCGTTCGGGCTGGTGCAGGCTGGAGCAGACCTGCTTTCCCCTGCCCTGCTGGCCGTCGGGCTGGGGGTGGCCATCATGTCCAGCGCCGTACCGTACACCATGGAAATGGTGGCCCTGAAGGCCATTCCCGCCCGTGTTTTTGGCGTGATGATGAGCCTGGAGCCGGCCCTGGCCGCCCTGAGCGGCCTGCTGTTCCTGGGCGAGCACCTGAACACCCTGCAGTGGGCAGCCATGGGGTGTGTCATCGCGGCCAGCGCCGGGATTCACCTCAGTGCGCCGCGCGTGGCCGAGCCGTCCACTCCGGCTGAGCTGATCACCTGA
- the glgP gene encoding alpha-glucan family phosphorylase: protein MNIIGKVTVLPQLPEEIARLSELAYNLYWSWTPRAQELYQALDYPTWERFHQNPVRTLLEVPRARLDEVAADPAYLARYAAVMADFDAYMGKRDTWATQKAPGMNPVAYFSMEYAFHESLPIYSGGLGVLAGDHCKSASDLGLPFTAVGMLFHQGYFRQLFDKDGWQNEAYDELDLTTLPIRPALTPAGHQARVSVRLGARTVQVRVWTLQVGRIQVLLLDTNVPENSEEDRKLTARLYGGNQDLRVQQYVLLGVAGIRALRLLGIAADVYHMNEGHAALLGLERIREAVAGGLDFRTALETVASSTLFTTHTPVAAGNDAFTYELMDKYIGDWPAQLATSRDDLYALARHDQFWDNHWVPSFSMTVFALNLSRAANGVSELHGEVSRSMWNFLYSGAQPEEVPIGHVTNGAHNLTFTSQAMRDLLSTVLPADWTERLEDEAMWQAVEGLTDEQLHDVQLTMKREMIAFVRSRMREQMLRNGASAADVAATETVLSENALTIGFARRFATYKRATLLFRDKARLSRIVNHPEHPVQFVFAGKAHPADNPGKAFIQEIYKVSQEPEFRGKIVILENYDMNVARHLVQGVDIWLNNPRRPLEASGTSGMKASFNGSPNFSVLDGWWREGFDGTNGWPIGEEREYADLSVQDDADAFSLYTHLEEAIVPRYYGTLPGAESWAHTVRRAIETVSPRFSMQRQVIDYVQKYYLPVAQRGAQLAANGSQRAREIAGWKSWVQQQWPYTSITAQADFPASAQPGQAIPVTAQVHPAGISLQDLRVEAVLDRAGHLTHVPLQSRGDGSFHAEVPLQDSGLYSVGVRMVPQIDGLSNELEARLIKWA from the coding sequence ATGAACATCATTGGGAAAGTCACTGTCCTGCCCCAGCTGCCGGAGGAGATCGCGCGGCTCTCGGAGCTGGCCTACAACCTCTACTGGTCGTGGACCCCACGCGCTCAAGAGCTCTACCAGGCTTTGGACTACCCCACTTGGGAGCGCTTCCACCAGAACCCGGTCCGGACCCTGCTGGAGGTGCCGCGTGCGCGCCTGGACGAAGTCGCCGCGGACCCAGCGTACCTGGCACGCTACGCCGCTGTCATGGCTGATTTTGATGCCTATATGGGCAAGCGCGACACGTGGGCCACACAGAAGGCACCCGGGATGAACCCGGTCGCCTACTTCAGTATGGAATACGCGTTCCACGAGTCTCTGCCTATTTACAGCGGCGGCCTCGGTGTGCTTGCTGGTGACCATTGCAAGAGTGCATCCGACCTGGGCCTCCCGTTTACCGCCGTCGGCATGCTGTTCCACCAGGGATACTTCCGGCAGCTGTTCGACAAGGACGGCTGGCAGAACGAAGCCTACGACGAACTGGACCTGACTACCCTGCCTATCCGCCCGGCACTGACCCCAGCTGGTCACCAGGCACGCGTGAGTGTGCGCCTCGGGGCACGCACCGTGCAGGTACGCGTCTGGACCCTGCAGGTCGGCCGCATTCAGGTGCTGCTCCTCGACACCAACGTGCCCGAGAACAGCGAGGAAGACCGCAAGCTCACGGCCCGCCTGTACGGCGGTAACCAGGACCTGCGGGTCCAGCAATACGTCCTGCTGGGTGTCGCAGGCATCCGCGCCCTCAGGCTGCTGGGTATTGCTGCTGACGTGTATCACATGAACGAAGGCCACGCGGCGCTGCTGGGCCTCGAACGCATCCGTGAGGCAGTCGCCGGTGGCCTGGACTTCCGCACCGCGCTTGAGACCGTGGCAAGCAGCACCCTGTTTACTACCCATACCCCAGTGGCAGCCGGCAACGACGCCTTTACCTATGAGCTGATGGACAAATACATCGGCGATTGGCCCGCGCAGCTGGCCACCAGCCGGGACGACCTGTACGCCCTGGCCCGACACGACCAGTTCTGGGACAACCACTGGGTGCCGAGCTTCAGCATGACGGTCTTCGCGCTGAACCTGAGCCGGGCGGCCAACGGCGTCTCGGAGCTGCACGGCGAGGTCAGCCGCAGCATGTGGAACTTCCTGTACAGCGGCGCACAACCTGAGGAAGTTCCGATCGGCCACGTGACCAATGGTGCGCACAACCTGACCTTCACCAGTCAGGCCATGCGCGACCTGCTGTCTACCGTACTGCCGGCCGACTGGACCGAACGCCTGGAAGACGAGGCCATGTGGCAGGCGGTCGAAGGCCTGACGGACGAGCAGCTGCATGACGTGCAGCTCACCATGAAGCGCGAGATGATCGCCTTTGTGCGTTCCCGCATGCGGGAGCAGATGCTGCGCAACGGCGCCAGCGCCGCAGATGTGGCCGCTACCGAAACTGTGCTCAGCGAGAACGCTCTGACCATCGGCTTCGCGCGCCGCTTTGCAACCTACAAGCGCGCCACTCTGCTGTTCCGTGACAAAGCCCGGCTGAGCCGCATCGTCAATCACCCGGAGCATCCGGTGCAGTTTGTCTTTGCAGGTAAGGCCCACCCGGCCGACAACCCGGGCAAGGCCTTTATCCAGGAGATCTACAAGGTTTCTCAGGAGCCCGAGTTCCGCGGCAAGATCGTCATCCTGGAAAACTACGACATGAATGTCGCCCGCCACCTCGTGCAGGGTGTGGACATCTGGCTGAACAATCCGCGCCGTCCCCTGGAAGCCTCCGGCACCAGCGGCATGAAGGCCAGCTTCAACGGCTCACCCAACTTCAGCGTGCTTGACGGCTGGTGGCGGGAAGGCTTTGACGGCACCAACGGCTGGCCCATCGGCGAGGAGCGCGAGTATGCCGACCTGAGCGTGCAGGACGATGCGGACGCCTTCAGCCTGTACACCCACCTGGAAGAAGCCATCGTGCCGCGTTATTACGGCACCCTGCCTGGAGCCGAGTCGTGGGCCCACACGGTCCGCCGCGCGATCGAGACGGTCAGCCCACGCTTCTCCATGCAGCGGCAGGTCATCGACTACGTGCAGAAGTACTACCTGCCGGTGGCGCAACGCGGCGCTCAGCTGGCAGCGAACGGCAGTCAGCGCGCCCGCGAGATTGCCGGCTGGAAGAGCTGGGTACAGCAGCAGTGGCCCTATACGTCCATCACGGCACAGGCCGACTTCCCGGCCAGTGCCCAGCCTGGACAGGCCATTCCGGTGACGGCGCAGGTTCATCCCGCCGGGATCTCCCTGCAGGACCTGCGGGTCGAGGCGGTGCTTGACCGCGCCGGTCACCTGACCCACGTGCCTCTGCAGAGCCGTGGGGACGGCAGCTTCCATGCGGAGGTGCCCCTGCAGGACAGCGGCCTGTATTCAGTAGGCGTGCGCATGGTGCCTCAGATTGACGGTCTGAGCAACGAGCTGGAGGCCCGGCTGATCAAGTGGGCCTGA